The following are encoded together in the Canis aureus isolate CA01 chromosome 30, VMU_Caureus_v.1.0, whole genome shotgun sequence genome:
- the LOC144301943 gene encoding uncharacterized protein LOC144301943, which translates to MELYTALEGLASATGSTFQLVLECLWQALLVITGSWGHSPCGPVFPWAMLLCTVGLVFLVKRRLTPRRGKALGRSCSAPHGVCGAPSEKRAATTQTDDAHRPPRGEVSPPRLQILCLLAFNRNLDTLLLWNTLNFVKMARKRQRLQGPQVPGDKPILRSSEEAGDQLPSEAQKDVRENVHFPESPDLLHSEISRCRQRGQDKEREERLEQGEAGMEPVPRGPASRSPPSVDPGLQAVPSPHLPAKLGGAENRRVQPKREAGRGDHPVQRAAVDLKAGQPRAERPEIPELVRQIHSLQTQEASLQAQNSQLESQIQQLKLTLQKQEDEQDQHTRQLHRQLFQEEAQCLAIEKRLAGLYRDLNCTYQVRNLHKKIAQDLAQELERTTAHYHQEVLFHRNRAAKGWEAAVSRERKFQQLRQENARERQRLAVLERTCRPFPTGPPAPPAAPRGWQVCGGAPGWSGPQEGGRSHWEGTGIPGPCGWDGARGSWVLNSHPPGTARAWSSAHQA; encoded by the exons ATGGAGCTCTACACAGCCTTGGAGGGCCTGGCTTCGGCCACCGGATCCACTTTCCAGCTGGTCCTGGAGTGCCTGTGGCAAGCGCTGCTGGTGATTACTGgcagctggggacacagcccatgTGGCCCTGTGTTTCCCTGGGCCATGCTGCTGTGTACCGTGGGGCTGGTTTTCCTCGTGAAGAGACGACTCACTCCCCGAAGAGGGAAGGCCCTGGGCAGAAGCTGCTCTGCCCCCCATGGAGTCTGTGGAGCCCCCAGTGAGAAGAGAGCGGCCACCACACAGACAGATGACGCCCACAGGCCTCCCAGGGGGGAGGTCAGTCCGCCCAGGTTACAAATCCTGTGCTTGTTGGCATTTAATAGAAACCTGGACACGCTGTTACTTTGGAACACTCTCAACTTTGTGAAGATGGCACGGAAGAGACAACGTCTTCAAGGTCCCCAAGTTCCTGGGGACAAACCCATCCTAAGATCCTCAGAGGAGGCTGGGGACCAACTGCCGAGCGAAGCCCAGAAGGACGTGAGGGAGAACGTTCACTTTCCAGAAAGTCCAGATCTGCTCCACAGTGAAATTTCgagatgcaggcagagaggaCAGGACAAGGAGCGAGAAGAAAGGctggagcagggggaggcaggcatGGAGCCGGTCCCGAGAGGTCCAGCCAGCCGGTCCCCACCCAGTGTAGACCCGGGCCTGCAGGCCGTCCCCTCGCCCCACCTCCCTGCGAAACTAGGGGGGGCCGAGAACAGGAGGGTCCagccaaagagagaagcaggacgTGGTGATCACCCCGTCCAGCGGGCAGCCGTTGACCTGAAGGCTGGCC agccccggGCAGAAAGGCCAGAGATCCCAGAGCTCGTCCGACAAATACACAGTCTCCAAACCCAGGAGGCATCTTTGCAGGCACAAAATTCCCAGCTTGAGAGTCAGATTCAGCAGCTGAAGCTCACCCTTCAGAAGCAGGAGGACGAACAGGACCAACACACCCGGCAACTTCACCGCCAATTGTTTCAAGAGGAAGCTCAGTGCCTGGCGATAGAGAAGCGCCTGGCCGGCCTGTATAGAGACCTCAACTGCACCTACCAGGTTCGCAACCTCCACAAGAAGATCGCCCAGGACCTGGCTCAGGAGCTGGAGAGAACCACGGCCCACTATCACCAGGAGGTCCTCTTCCATCGGAACAGGGCCGCCAAAGGCTGGGAGGCAGCTGTGTCCAGGGAGAGAAAGTTCCAGCAGCTGAGGCAAGAGAATGCCCGCGAGAGGCAGAGGCTGGCCGTGTTGGAGAGGACCTGCCGGCCTTTCCCGACTGGCCCCCCTGCTCCTCCCGCAGCCCCCAGAGGCTGGCAAGTGTGCGGGGGGGCCCCGGGGTGGTCAGGcccccaggaaggaggaaggtcGCACTGGGAGGGCACAGGGATCCCGGGCCCCTGCGGGTGGGACGGGGCTCGGGGCAGCTGGGTCCTGAACAGCCACC